The genomic window GGACGACCGCCGCCTTGCTGTCAGTCAGCAGGAAGCCGCCGTCGACCAGCGCGTCAGCAATGTGGCCGTCGAAAACTCTCGCGTTGAACAGCAGCAGGCAACCATCTCGCGTCTTGAGGTCGGGTTGCGCCGTGCCGAACGCGACCTCAACAACACGCGCGTCGTCTCCCCTTTTACCGGCTTTGTTGGCGATGTGTCGGCAGAACGCGGCAAGCGGGTAAGCCTCAACGACAAACTTGCAGATTTGACCGACGCTGATCGTCTTGAAGTCGCCTTTACGCTGTCTGACGCGCAATACGGCCGCATCATCGCAGCCGAAGGCAACGTCACAGGACGGCCCGCCAAAGTGCTGTGGCGCGTCGGCGATCGGCAGATCGAATATGATGCCACCATCGAGCGGGTTGGTGCCGAGATATCAGCGGCCTCCGGCGGCGTGGAAGCGTTCGCACGCCTTGAAACCAAAGGCACCGACACACCGCTGCGTCCCGGCGCGTTTGTGGAAGTCCGCCTTCCTGACACACGCTATCAGCAGGTCGCGCAGCTACCTGAAACAGCGCTGTACGAAGGTAACCGTGTGTACGTGATCGCCGAAGGCCGGCTTGAGGCGCGTGAGATTGAAGTAGCAGCGCGCACCTCGGACGGCATTCTTGTCAGCGGTAATCTTTCTCCCGGCGAAAAAGTGCTGGCGACCCGCTTTGCCGAAGCAGGACCCGGCGTTCGGGTTGAGGAGCGCTAGTCATGTCTGGGCGCGATGACAACAATCCCACTGACGCTCACCATGAGTCCTATCGTTCCATAGCGGATGCGGATCGCCCGCGGGGCATTCTTGGGTTCTTTGTAGTCCACCGCAACGCCGCCAATCTTCTGATGGGCATGCTGGTGGTTGCCGGGCTTTATGCCCTCACCCAACTCAACACGCAGTTTTTTCCAAAGACCGAAGTGCCCACAATTTCCGTCGTCATCGCATGGCCCGGTGCCAGTGCCGAGGACGTTGAAGGAAACATCATCGAGGCTATTGAGCCCGAGGTGAGGTTTCTTGATGGGGTGGACAGCGTCGACAGCTATGCCCGCGAAGGCGTGGCACAGATTGTCGTCGAGTTTGCCAGCGGCGCCGATATGCAAAAGGCGCAGTCAGATATCGAGCAGGCCGTCTCAAGCGTCACGACCTTGCCGCAGGACAGCGAGCGCGCTGTCATCAGCCGTTTTATCTTCTATGAGTCTGTTGCCGCGCTGGCCATCTCTGGCCCCTTTACGGAAAGCGCCTTGCGCGCTTATGCGAAAGACATTCGCGACGAGCTCTTGAACTCCGGTGTTGACCGTGTGGTCATGAAAGGCGTGCGCGACCCGGAATTGATCGTCGAAGTTTCCGAAGCCAATTTGCGTCGCCTCGATCTATCGGTCGCAGACGTATCCGCACGCATCCGACAGGTCAGCCAGGACCTGCCATCCGGCACCCTTGAAGGCGCTCAGGAAAAGCAACTGCGGTCCATGGGTCTGGCAACCGATCCTGCATCTCTTGGAGCCATTGAAATCAAGTCGCTCGCGGGCGGCGAAAAGGTTCGCCTTCAGGACATTGCTGAGATTCGCGATGGGTTTGATGACAGTCAGCCAACCGGTCTGCGTGGCGGCCAGCTTGCCATGCAGCTTGATATCCAACGCGCGATGACCGCTGACACGCTCGACGTTCAGGCGAATGTGGAAAAGGCTCTGGCCGGACTGACATCCACATTGCCTCCGACGCTCAGGGTCGAGATGTTCAACGTGCAAGCTGATCTGGTTTTTGACCGGATCATGCTGTTGGTGAAAAACGGCGTCGGGGGCCTGCTCCTTGTGCTGGCCATCCTGTTCGTCTTCCTGAATGCGCGCGTCGCCTTCTGGGTATCGGCCGGTATCCCCGTGGCCATGATGGCAACGCTGGCTGTCATGCTGGCAACAGGCCAGTCCATCAACATGATCTCGCTGTTCGCACTTATCATGACCATTGGCATCATCGTCGATGACGCCATTGTGGTTGGCGAACATACAACGACCTTGCGCGAAAAGGGTCACCCACCTGCGGTTGCGGCCTATCTGGGTGGCAAACGCATGTTTGGTCCTGTGTTCGCTGCAATCCTGACAACCGTCGCCGCCTTTGCGCCTATTCTGCTGATTGGCGACATCATCGGGCAGATCCTGCGCGCAATGCCGCTGGTGGTGATGGCCGTAATGGTCGCCAGTTTGGTCGAGTGCTTTTTGGTGTTACCCGGTCACATGCATCATGCCCTCGAAGGGAGCATGAAGCAGAGTCGTTTTCATGCATGGTTCAATGCACATTTTGCGCGCTTCCGTGATGGCCCCTTTCGCCGGATTGTCGCCGTCTCATTTGACATGCGCTACACGACGCTGGCCATTGCTGCAGCAGCCTTCATTATCTGCATCGGGTTGATGCAGACAGGGCGGGTCGGCTTCCAGTTCTTCCCATCGCCCGAAGGCGAGACAGTGGACGCCACCGTGGTTTTTGCACCGGGCACTCCGCGCGAAACAACCCAGGATGCCATCGAACAGATTGATGCAGCGCTGGAGCGCGCGGTTCTCGAGCTCGCTGGCGAAGATGGCAAGCTCGTACAGATGTCATATGGCACCATCGGCGAAACCGGCGGGTCCTTCAGTGCAACCAGCGGTGACAACCGAGGCAGCCTTCAGGTTGAGCTTGTGGCCTCAGAGCTGCGCAGCATCCGCACCCGCGACCTTGTGGCTGCATGGCGCGCCGAGCTGCCGGTTATTCCCGGTGTTGAGCGCATTGCCCTCAAGGAACGCCGCGGTGGCCCTCCTGGCCGCGACCTTGATGTACGTCTGACCGGCGGTGACCCGCGTGAGCTGAAAGCAGCCGCCCTTGAAGTCCGCGACCTGCTGGCAACATTTGACGGCGTGTCTGACATTGAA from Candidatus Phaeomarinobacter ectocarpi includes these protein-coding regions:
- a CDS encoding efflux RND transporter periplasmic adaptor subunit — protein: MLDRYEDEERGSRQYGRDSAPALPGDEPYRPWWRRFLPLLILGGAVAAFALLRATQPEVVPDAPEERIWTVNASTVGFADIQPELQVFGEIVPGRKVELRALVAGEILETGENFQEGGIIKADDLLVLIDPFDYEAARDEATAQLDEGRARLSEIKARAVLEGQALVSARQQLTIRQRDLSRAIRLAKGGNISQKTVDDRRLAVSQQEAAVDQRVSNVAVENSRVEQQQATISRLEVGLRRAERDLNNTRVVSPFTGFVGDVSAERGKRVSLNDKLADLTDADRLEVAFTLSDAQYGRIIAAEGNVTGRPAKVLWRVGDRQIEYDATIERVGAEISAASGGVEAFARLETKGTDTPLRPGAFVEVRLPDTRYQQVAQLPETALYEGNRVYVIAEGRLEAREIEVAARTSDGILVSGNLSPGEKVLATRFAEAGPGVRVEER
- a CDS encoding efflux RND transporter permease subunit; this translates as MSGRDDNNPTDAHHESYRSIADADRPRGILGFFVVHRNAANLLMGMLVVAGLYALTQLNTQFFPKTEVPTISVVIAWPGASAEDVEGNIIEAIEPEVRFLDGVDSVDSYAREGVAQIVVEFASGADMQKAQSDIEQAVSSVTTLPQDSERAVISRFIFYESVAALAISGPFTESALRAYAKDIRDELLNSGVDRVVMKGVRDPELIVEVSEANLRRLDLSVADVSARIRQVSQDLPSGTLEGAQEKQLRSMGLATDPASLGAIEIKSLAGGEKVRLQDIAEIRDGFDDSQPTGLRGGQLAMQLDIQRAMTADTLDVQANVEKALAGLTSTLPPTLRVEMFNVQADLVFDRIMLLVKNGVGGLLLVLAILFVFLNARVAFWVSAGIPVAMMATLAVMLATGQSINMISLFALIMTIGIIVDDAIVVGEHTTTLREKGHPPAVAAYLGGKRMFGPVFAAILTTVAAFAPILLIGDIIGQILRAMPLVVMAVMVASLVECFLVLPGHMHHALEGSMKQSRFHAWFNAHFARFRDGPFRRIVAVSFDMRYTTLAIAAAAFIICIGLMQTGRVGFQFFPSPEGETVDATVVFAPGTPRETTQDAIEQIDAALERAVLELAGEDGKLVQMSYGTIGETGGSFSATSGDNRGSLQVELVASELRSIRTRDLVAAWRAELPVIPGVERIALKERRGGPPGRDLDVRLTGGDPRELKAAALEVRDLLATFDGVSDIEDDLPYGKQELILEVNPRGAALGFTTETVGRQVRNSFEGAISKRFARDDEEVTIRVQLPDAEKSRALEDLFLRTDQGREVPLTEVVSIREQSGFSRLRREDGKRFVSIAAEVDALATDSNAIIRALPDAGLSDIAAKYNLNFEFSGRAEEQGAAFADLGAGSLIALVAIYIILAWVFASYARPIVVMSIIPFGLVGAVLGHLVMGFDLTILSFVALLGLAGILVNDSIILVDQIDNRLDEGKSVRDAVIHGVQDRLRAVLLTSLTTVGGLTPLLFETSLQAQFLLPMAITLAWGLATATFLVLLVVPAILGIQEDARALFGRKRSPRIIDIDAEAWEDADARIAERDNVRRIPRPGE